From the genome of Bacillales bacterium:
CGGTCAACCGCTTGTCATCAATTTCTGGAACACTTGGTGTAAACCGTGCCGCAAAGAAACACCGGAACTCGTGAAGCTGTACGAAACTTGGCACGGCCAGTTTCAGTTATACGGCATCAACATCACCGCCAACGACATGCCCGCCGCCGCCCGTGCATTCGCCGAGGATTTCAACATTCCATATCCGATTTTGTTGGACAAACAAGGCAATGTGAGTGAGCGATACAACGTGATCGGCATGCCGACCACTTATTTCATTAACGCCAAAGGCATCATCGTCGACAAAATTGTCGGCTATCAAGGCCCGGACGTATTACGCGACAAAGTCAAAGCGCTGCTCGATGGCAAATAAATAATAAAAAAATGACCGAAAGAGCC
Proteins encoded in this window:
- a CDS encoding TlpA disulfide reductase family protein; the encoded protein is MNKIIWLILGIAVGWIVLGTFDNQENQDDPASTASAERPAPAFELPSLQGKTYSLQQASGQPLVINFWNTWCKPCRKETPELVKLYETWHGQFQLYGINITANDMPAAARAFAEDFNIPYPILLDKQGNVSERYNVIGMPTTYFINAKGIIVDKIVGYQGPDVLRDKVKALLDGK